GGGCGAAGGCAGACAGAGTGGTGCCCGCGAGAAGCGCCGCGGCAAACGCCGCGCGTGTAACAATGTTCATGTCTTATCTCCTTGAGTTTCCACATGCTTCCGACCGCGAACAGCGTTTCCGAAGCTGTGGAGAAAACTGGCTTCCGACGGCGCGTGTTCCCGCCCTCAGGCTTCAGTCCCATCCAGGCTTAGACCTTAGGCCATGGGCGACATCGACCAAGGTCCGGTGCAATGAGGAAAAGGTCGCGAACGCGGAACTTGGACCGCAATCGCGGGTTCGTGGCGTCTCGAAAAGGAGGTTCAGATGGAAGAGAGCGTGTATCAGGCGCGGTGGCTGTTGATCATCATCGCTTTGCTGGCAGTCGGAATGACCACCGTCGGCGCCGCAGCCGGGTGAGCCGGCCTGGGGGCGGCTGGCGGGACAGAGCGCCTTCTTTGCCGGGTCCCTGGAGATTGATGCCCGGGCGGGCCTTTAGCCGTTCAGTCTGAGAGACAGGCACCCGAGCACCTGCCGCCAGATCAAAGCGCTTCCCACCTCAGGTCTTTGGTAAGGCATGCCGGGTTGGGTCGCCACCCGACATGCCGGATCGTCACTTTACCGCCAGCGCCTCGTTGATCTTGCCGGCATCTGCCTCGAGGTTCTTGTAGGTTTCCTCCAGGCTCAATTCGCCGACGATGAGCTGGCTCATGCGCTGGACGATCTGCTGGTAGATCGCCGTCCCGCCCTTCATGCGTTCGAAATCGCGCGCGGCCTGCGGAACGTTCTTCTTGTTGTCCAGAAACACCGCCATGGATGCCTTGGCGTCGTCGCTGGAGATCTTGTATTGCGGGTTCTTGATGTCCGCTCCCGTCAGGATGACATAGGTCTCGGCGATTTCGCGCTGCACCTTCTCGGAGCCGAGAAACTCGATGAACTGCGCCACGGCTTCGGGATGTTCCGTGCGCTTGAAGCCGACGATTGCCGTCGCACCCGGCATCGCATAGCAACCCGCATCGCCGCAGGGTGCGTTGATCGCCGTCCACTGGAAGGCGTTGCCGATCTTCTTCTGGAAGGGGTTCACCATCCAGTTGCCGGCGAGGTAGGTGACGACATTGCCGTTGACGAACTCATCGCCCATGTTCTTGTACTGCGAGCCGCCGGCTGCCCCCCACATTTCCTTCGGGAAACTGCCGTTCTGGGTCCAGGAATAGAGGTCGGCGATATATTTGCGGGCGCCTGCATCCGGGAAATTGAACTTGCCGTCCTTCACGTAGACCGAGCCGTAGGAATAGGCGCCGCCGGAAAAACGGTGGCCCGACCGGTCCATGGTGAAGGGGATCTGCGCGCCCGTCGCCTTTGCGACGCGGGCGGAGGCTTCCACGATCTCCTTGAGCGTGGCCTTCGGGCCGGGCAGCGGTTCGCCGGCCTGCTCGAACAAGGTCTTGTTGACGAACGGCAGGTTCAGCGTCTGTGACGCGACGTAGCCGTTGATCGATTTCGGGTCGTTGATATTCGGCAGGCGGAGTTGGTTGAGGCTGTCTCCGTGGAGCTTGGCGAAGGCGTCCGGGTCCTTCATGTGGGAACGCATGTCGAGATAATAGGGCGCGAGCTGCCAATCGGTGATCTTGGCCAGATCCGGACCCTTACCTGCCGCCAACTGGACCGGCAGTTGTTTCACCACCGCATCATAGCCGGAAGACACGAAATTGACCTTGACGTCGGGATGTGACGCCTCGAATTCCTTGCTCAAGGCGGCCATGCGCTCGACGTAGCCCTGGTCGTCGTCGGTGAACAAGAAAGTAATGGTCTTGGCGTCCGCCATGGCCGCGCCCGAAAGAGCGAAGGCCGAGAATACGAACGCACTTATCCCGGATAGAAGTCTCTGCATTTTTCATCCTCCCAATGAAAATATTTTCACAATTCGAAAGATTTCCTTTCGGATTTTCCTTCGAATTTCTCCTTTTTGAAGCTTGACAATCCAAACGTCAAGCTGTCTTGTCGCCCTAAATTCGAAACTGCTCACAAAGCTGACGTTGCGAGTTTCAATTTATGAAAATATTTTCATGATCTGAGGGAGGCAGTCATGGAGCATTCACCTGCAGCCGCAGGTCGTTCGGACGGCGCCAGCTATCATGTCGCTCCCGGCGAAACCTTCACCGCGTGGGTCGTCTCGGATTTGCGCCAGACGTATTTTCCAGGTGAACCGGCGCCGGCGGAAGATCGCGTCGATTATCGCTTCATCAACGGCTTCGTGGATGTCGGCGACCTGCCTTGCAGAAAAGCCTTCCAGGCACAGATGATCGGGCGGGAAATTCGTGCCGAGCACGACTGGAAACCGGCCTCCCTGAACCTGCCGGGGCCGAACCGCCGCGTCGAGTTCACCGGCTTCTGGCACGTGCCCATCCATGTCGGACGCTGGCTGCGCGGCAGTTTCCGCGCCGAGGCCGTCCGCCATGTGCCGATGCGGCTGAGAACCTGCGGCGGCGTGCGGATCTGGGTGAATGGCGAGGAACAGGTGCGGTTCGAGCCCTTCCGGCGCAACGTCGAAAGCGAGACCGAGATCGTCCTGGCGCTGAAGGCCGGCGACAACGACATCCTTCTCTTGACCGAAGACCTGGCGGAAAGGGACACGATCTGGTTCTTCGAGTTGGAACTGGCCGATACCCAACCCCTGGACATCGCCCTGCCCACCGTGCTGGACCGGCAGGAAGTCCGGCGGCTGGAGCTCCTAGCGCGCGCCATCCGCCCCGCGGCCGACGTTTTCGTCGACCGCCCGTTGGAAATCCTCTTCGACACCCCGCCTGGGGCCGATCTGCCCGTCGGCATCGAGGTCTACAGCCATGGCCATGACCGGGCCGTGCTGGCGAAGGCGGACCTGACGCTGGGTGCCGGCGAGACACGGCTTGTCGCTGCCGCAATCAAAGGCCTGCCGGACGGATATCACGGCATCAGGCTGAAGATCGGATCCGGCGCCGCCGCCGTCGCCCGCCATATCGACGCCGCCTTCATGAGCGGCCTCGTCCTGCCGCAAGCCGCCGCCACGCTTGCCGAGCGCAAGCGCGAGGCGCTGATCTTCAGCGCCCGTTTCGGCGCCGAGCGGATCGGCCGCGTGCTTGCCATGGCTGCAACCGGCGAGATCGACCGCCAGGCGATGGACAGGATCATCGCCGCCACGCTCGAGGTCATCGACCGCCGGGAGGATTGTTCCGATTTCGTGATGGTGCCGCTCCTCTGGCTCCTCGGCGAATATCAGCATGTCCTGTCACCGCAGACGACGGCAAACATCCGCGCCTCCGTCGCCGGCTACCGCTACTGGGTGGACGAGCCAGGCAACGACGTCATGTGGTTCTGGAGCGAGAACCACGTCCTGTGCTTCCACACGAGCCAGCTGATCGCCGGCAGGTTGATGCCGGATACCGTGTTCTCCGCATCGGGCAGGGCGGGACGCGAGCAGGCGCAACTGGCGGAAGAGCGGCTTCGGCGCTGGTTCGACAGCGTCGAGGCCCACGGCCTCGCCGAATGGAATTCCGCAGCCTATTATCCGGTGGATTTCATCGGTCTGCTCGCTCTCGAACGCTGGGGCGGAGACGATATCGCCCCGCGTGCCCGCCATCAGCTGGATCTGATCTTCCGGATGATCGCGCTGCACACGCTGGCGGGCGTTCCGGCCGGCTCGCAGGGGCGGGCCTACGACAAGGAGCTGCGGGCCGGGCCTCTCACGGAGCTGGCGCCATTCGCCCGCGTGGCATTCGGCAGCGGCTGGCTGAACGGCGGCGTCGCTTCGCTGCCGATGTTCTGCGCCGGTTCCTACGCGCCGCCGGCCGACCTGCCGGAGTTTGCCCAGCTGGCGCGCGGACGCTCGATCGAGGCGCGTTATGCGCAGGGGCTCGAAAGCGGCAAGCTCGTGCTCTTCAAGACGGAAGCCTCGCAGCTCTCGACCGTGGTCGATCACAAGACGGGCCGGCGGGGGCATCAGCAGCATGTGCTCGACATTCGGCTTGCGGGCCATCCGATGGCGAGGCTCTGGGTGAACCATCCCGGCGAAGACGACCCCTGGGGCACGCAACGCCCCTCCTATTGGGCCGGCAACGGCGTTCTCCCCCGCGTCATGCAATATCGCGACGTCGCCCTGCTGATTGCCGACACCGAAGGCACGCGCCATGCCTGGACCCATGCCTATCTAGGACGCGACGGCCTCGACGAGGTCGTCATGGACGGAAACTGGCTCATCACCCGCTCGGGCCGGGGTTTCGCGGCGCTCTACGCCACGAACGGCCTTGAACTCGTGACCGATGGAGCGACCGCCGGACGCGAGGTGCGCTCCGAGGGTGTCCTCACCGGCTGGGCGGCCGTGGTGGGCGCGGGCGACGAAGCCGCTTTCCATCGTTTCGTCGAACGTATCCGCGCCACCTCCGTCTCGTTCGACACCGATAGCAAGGTGCTGAGCCTTTCGCCGCCGGACCGCGAAACACTGGCGCTCGCTTATGCCGGGGAATTCACCGTCGGCGGAGAGCCGCGACCTTTCATCCACGACCAGCCCGTGCCGATCCTGACCCATGACAGCACGACCGCCGACGCCGGCGCCCATCCATTTTATGCATAAAGGACATTCCGACCGATGGATTCGATGACCCTCAACAAACCGGTCCTGCAGGAGACGATCGATCAGGTCGCGGTTGCGTTCAGCCGCCTCAAGGGCATCAAGGAAGGCCTTGCCGGTGCGGATGCGGACGGCGGTATCCAGTTCGACGAATGGGACTGGGAAGTCGGCGTCGGCCTCTACGGCTTCCTGCGCCGCGCGCTTGCCGCCGGCGACCGGAAGGCTATCGACGACCTCGTCGCCTGGTACGGCCGGCAAATCGGCCGGGGCCTGCCGCCGCGGCAGATCAACAGCACGGCACCCATGCTGCCGCTCGCCATCCTCATCGAACATGTCGACCGGCCGGATTTCCGCACGCTCGTCGAGGATTGGGCGGACTGGCTCGTCCACCGGCTTCCGAAGACCGAGGACGGCGGTTTTCAGCACGTCGTCAAGGAACGGCTGAACGACGGCGAGCTCTGGGACGATACGCTGTTCATGGCCGGCCTGTTTCTGGCACGCGCAGGCGTCGCCTGCGGGCGTCGCGACTGGATCGACGAGGCCGTCTACCAGTTCATGGTGCATGCCCGCTATCTGTCCGATCCGGTCACGGGGCTCTGGTATCACGGCTGGACCTTCAACGGCCGGCACAATTTCGCCAAGGCCTTCTGGGCGCGCGGCAACGCCTGGATCACGGTCGCCATTCCCGAACTGTTCGAGCTCGTTCCCGACCTCGAGGAAAAGGACAAGCGTTTCCTGTCGAACGTGCTTGCGAGCCAGGTGCGCTCGCTGAAGCGGCTGCAGCGCCCGGACGG
This genomic window from Neorhizobium galegae contains:
- a CDS encoding ABC transporter substrate-binding protein — encoded protein: MQRLLSGISAFVFSAFALSGAAMADAKTITFLFTDDDQGYVERMAALSKEFEASHPDVKVNFVSSGYDAVVKQLPVQLAAGKGPDLAKITDWQLAPYYLDMRSHMKDPDAFAKLHGDSLNQLRLPNINDPKSINGYVASQTLNLPFVNKTLFEQAGEPLPGPKATLKEIVEASARVAKATGAQIPFTMDRSGHRFSGGAYSYGSVYVKDGKFNFPDAGARKYIADLYSWTQNGSFPKEMWGAAGGSQYKNMGDEFVNGNVVTYLAGNWMVNPFQKKIGNAFQWTAINAPCGDAGCYAMPGATAIVGFKRTEHPEAVAQFIEFLGSEKVQREIAETYVILTGADIKNPQYKISSDDAKASMAVFLDNKKNVPQAARDFERMKGGTAIYQQIVQRMSQLIVGELSLEETYKNLEADAGKINEALAVK
- a CDS encoding glycoside hydrolase family 88/105 protein gives rise to the protein MDSMTLNKPVLQETIDQVAVAFSRLKGIKEGLAGADADGGIQFDEWDWEVGVGLYGFLRRALAAGDRKAIDDLVAWYGRQIGRGLPPRQINSTAPMLPLAILIEHVDRPDFRTLVEDWADWLVHRLPKTEDGGFQHVVKERLNDGELWDDTLFMAGLFLARAGVACGRRDWIDEAVYQFMVHARYLSDPVTGLWYHGWTFNGRHNFAKAFWARGNAWITVAIPELFELVPDLEEKDKRFLSNVLASQVRSLKRLQRPDGMFHTLLDDPTSPLETSATAGIAYGILRGIDAGILDASNRVHAERALAAVLSQVDDEGVVQGVSDGTPMGHDLDFYRRIPNLPTPYGQALTMLLLTEVLLEGEEGA